The Pirellulales bacterium nucleotide sequence CGTCTCGTTCTGTCCGCCACCGAGCGAACCGAAGATGAAGATTCCGCCATGTTGGTCGTGAAGATGAAGATTCTGCTATGTTGATGAGGTCACATCCCGCTCTTATCACCCCTGTCATCAGGCGGCTCGCAAGAGCTTTCTCCTGCCACCGGTGGTCCTTTTTAGGAACCGGTGGATTTATGTCCGAGCACTCCCAGGAACCGCTGCGCAATCGTCTACTCGCCAGATTGAAGAAAAGCGATTACGAGCGTCTAGCCCCGCACTTGCATTTAGTGCCGTTGGCGTTCGAACAATTGATCTACGAAGAAAATGGACCCATCGAATACGCCTACTTTCCCACGACCGGCGTGATCTCCGCTGTTACCACTGACAATGGCACGGCCATCGAAGTCGCCACGATTGGGAATGAGGGGATGGCGGGATTGCCGGCACTCATCGAAGCGGGAAGCTCACCGAATCGACTGTTCGTGCAAGTCGCTGGCCACGCCTTTCGGATGTCTGCCGAGAGACTTTGTCAAGAATGCGAAGCCAACAGAGATATGCGAAGGGCGTTTCACCTGTATCAAAATGCATTTCTGGTTCAGGTTTCGCAATCCGTGGCCTGCAATGGGCTGCACACGGTGCAACAGCGATGCTGTCGATGGTTGT carries:
- a CDS encoding Crp/Fnr family transcriptional regulator, producing MSEHSQEPLRNRLLARLKKSDYERLAPHLHLVPLAFEQLIYEENGPIEYAYFPTTGVISAVTTDNGTAIEVATIGNEGMAGLPALIEAGSSPNRLFVQVAGHAFRMSAERLCQECEANRDMRRAFHLYQNAFLVQVSQSVACNGLHTVQQRCCRWLLITQDRVPDGVLPLTHELLSIMLGVRRQSVTEVLQAIQAKGCISYNRGKVQVTDRKGVEALSCDCYRKVKLQYDRLLG